A genome region from Aggregicoccus sp. 17bor-14 includes the following:
- the bacN gene encoding bactofilin BacN, which yields MAQGDQINIIGKGIVIKGNLTGGGDLVIEGRVEGQIALKNHLTIEGTGRVQADIRAEELTINGEASGNIDASTRVAINTSAKVAGDIKAPRVVIEDGAVFNGSIEMDVKLPDDI from the coding sequence ATGGCACAGGGCGATCAGATCAACATCATCGGCAAGGGCATCGTCATCAAGGGCAACCTCACCGGCGGTGGGGACCTGGTCATCGAGGGACGGGTGGAGGGGCAGATCGCCCTGAAGAACCACCTGACCATCGAGGGCACCGGACGCGTGCAGGCGGACATCCGCGCCGAGGAGCTCACCATCAACGGCGAGGCGAGCGGCAACATCGACGCCTCCACCCGCGTGGCGATCAACACCAGCGCGAAGGTCGCCGGTGACATCAAGGCGCCGCGCGTGGTCATCGAAGACGGGGCAGTCTTCAACGGGTCCATCGAGATGGACGTGAAGCTGCCCGACGACATCTAG
- a CDS encoding tetratricopeptide repeat protein, which translates to MSAPFRHRPLRALALLALAPLLAGASAPRPPLGVDEAAMREAMEAAALEDESASASSYAQFLEARLRAHAGDVPGSVEALREALASDDGSALLRTRLAEAYARLGQRGAAERELRTVLAHSPGDYEARVLLGRVLLEAGRPAAAERELRRALALRPREPAAYLALAQACLDAGAAERAVAAVEALEAVRPGDARASRRLGLALAGRGDAARAAPLLERTLARTPGDAEAWRALGAAREALGQRDAAAEAYARALAQAPESGEALLSAGLLAVRQGREPEGLALLERLLALDGASQWALQAASALVGAHAVAPAARLLDAARAGGVGDARVAYFAGRIHEQRRELSSAAAAYAAVAPPGAEDGESLFEDARLRRARCLSLLGEHPAAIALLREALAAHPEDPERARALAQALERSGQGEAAEDALREAIARSPGSELYVTLAQVRARRGAPQEATQLLDAALARSPSDERLLYALARVQAGAGRGSEAEQTLGRLLKAHPKHGPGLGLLGTLLAQRGEPARAAELLARAVALGPVEPGVYEHLGDALRAAGRHTEAAGAYRRALEALAVLEPEAGEPVPERAALEQKLKMLSSRAPAD; encoded by the coding sequence GTGAGCGCTCCCTTCCGCCACCGCCCATTGCGCGCCCTCGCCCTGCTGGCGCTGGCGCCGCTGCTCGCCGGCGCTTCGGCGCCGCGCCCGCCCCTCGGCGTGGACGAGGCGGCGATGCGCGAGGCGATGGAGGCGGCGGCGCTGGAGGACGAGTCTGCCTCCGCGTCGAGCTACGCCCAGTTCCTCGAGGCGCGGCTGCGCGCGCACGCGGGCGACGTGCCGGGGAGCGTGGAGGCGCTGCGAGAGGCGCTCGCCAGCGACGACGGCAGCGCGCTGCTGCGCACGCGGCTTGCCGAGGCCTACGCGCGGCTGGGCCAGCGCGGCGCAGCGGAGCGCGAGCTGCGCACGGTGCTCGCGCACTCCCCCGGCGACTACGAGGCCCGCGTGCTGCTCGGGCGGGTGCTGCTGGAGGCGGGGCGCCCCGCGGCGGCGGAGCGTGAGCTGCGGCGCGCCCTGGCCCTCCGGCCGCGCGAGCCCGCGGCCTACCTGGCGCTGGCCCAGGCCTGCCTCGACGCGGGCGCGGCCGAGCGCGCAGTCGCGGCGGTGGAGGCGCTGGAGGCGGTGCGTCCCGGCGACGCCCGGGCCTCGCGGCGCCTGGGCCTCGCGCTCGCCGGGCGCGGGGATGCCGCGCGCGCGGCCCCGCTGCTGGAGCGGACGCTCGCGCGCACCCCCGGGGACGCCGAGGCGTGGCGGGCCCTGGGCGCAGCCCGGGAGGCGCTGGGGCAGCGGGACGCCGCCGCCGAGGCCTATGCGCGCGCGCTCGCGCAGGCGCCGGAGTCCGGCGAGGCGCTGCTCTCCGCAGGGCTCCTCGCCGTTCGCCAGGGGCGCGAGCCCGAGGGGCTTGCGCTGCTGGAGCGACTGCTCGCGCTCGACGGGGCCTCGCAGTGGGCGCTGCAGGCGGCCTCCGCGCTGGTGGGCGCGCACGCGGTCGCGCCCGCGGCGCGGCTGCTGGACGCGGCGCGCGCGGGCGGGGTGGGGGATGCGCGGGTGGCCTACTTCGCCGGCCGCATCCACGAGCAACGGAGGGAGCTGTCCAGCGCGGCGGCGGCCTATGCCGCGGTCGCGCCTCCAGGTGCGGAGGACGGCGAGAGCCTCTTCGAGGACGCGCGCCTGCGCCGGGCCCGCTGCCTCTCGCTGCTCGGCGAGCACCCGGCCGCGATCGCGCTGCTGCGGGAGGCGCTCGCGGCCCATCCGGAGGACCCCGAGCGCGCCCGGGCCCTCGCGCAGGCGCTCGAGCGCAGCGGGCAGGGCGAGGCGGCGGAGGATGCGCTTCGCGAGGCGATTGCCCGGTCGCCCGGCAGCGAGCTGTACGTGACGCTGGCCCAGGTCCGCGCCCGGCGCGGCGCTCCCCAGGAGGCCACCCAGCTGCTCGACGCGGCGCTCGCCCGCTCGCCCTCGGACGAGCGCCTGCTCTACGCGCTCGCGCGGGTGCAGGCCGGGGCGGGGAGGGGGAGCGAGGCGGAGCAGACGCTGGGGCGCCTGCTGAAGGCCCACCCGAAGCACGGTCCCGGCCTGGGGCTGCTGGGCACGCTGCTCGCGCAGCGCGGGGAGCCCGCCCGGGCGGCCGAGCTGCTCGCCCGCGCGGTGGCGCTCGGCCCGGTGGAGCCCGGGGTGTACGAGCACCTGGGAGATGCGCTGCGGGCCGCGGGGCGGCACACCGAGGCCGCCGGGGCGTACCGCCGCGCGCTGGAGGCGCTCGCGGTGCTCGAGCCGGAGGCAGGCGAGCCTGTCCCGGAGCGCGCGGCGCTCGAGCAGAAGCTCAAGATGCTGTCCTCCCGCGCGCCGGCTGACTAA
- the pyrE gene encoding orotate phosphoribosyltransferase has product MASPLMRDRARLLELLTEKSFERRKVVLSSGKESDFYIDCKRTALLAEGHFLIGRLLLEAVRAGAPTAEGVGGLTLGADPLASAVSLTSYLAGHPLPAFIVRKEPKGHGTGQWIEGMSALRKGAPVAILEDVVTTGASTLKAIERAQQEGLQVLGAFALVDRLEGGREAVEAQGHKLATLFTRKDFIP; this is encoded by the coding sequence ATGGCCTCGCCCCTGATGCGCGACCGCGCCCGCCTGCTGGAGCTGCTCACCGAGAAGTCCTTCGAGCGGCGCAAGGTGGTGCTCTCGTCCGGCAAGGAGTCGGACTTCTACATCGACTGCAAGCGCACCGCGCTGCTCGCCGAGGGGCACTTCCTCATCGGGCGGCTGCTGCTCGAGGCCGTGCGCGCGGGCGCTCCCACCGCCGAGGGCGTGGGTGGGCTCACGCTGGGCGCGGATCCGCTCGCCTCCGCGGTGAGCCTCACCAGCTACCTCGCGGGCCACCCGCTGCCGGCCTTCATCGTGCGCAAGGAGCCCAAGGGCCACGGCACGGGGCAGTGGATCGAGGGCATGAGCGCGCTGCGCAAGGGCGCTCCGGTGGCCATCCTCGAGGACGTGGTCACCACGGGCGCCTCCACGCTCAAGGCCATCGAGCGCGCCCAGCAGGAGGGGCTGCAGGTGCTCGGCGCCTTCGCGCTGGTGGACCGGCTCGAGGGCGGGCGCGAGGCGGTGGAGGCGCAGGGCCACAAGCTCGCGACGCTGTTCACCCGCAAGGACTTCATCCCGTGA
- a CDS encoding polymer-forming cytoskeletal protein: protein MATKDLAGASNNTVVGPSILISGRLTGDEDLTVRGRVEGEVTLSHTLIVEPSGVVKANVAVKNAIVSGVVVGNINATESVELTREGRMVGDIRAPRVIIVDGASFRGRVDMGEVEPGRVPVARPPVARPTVRAAPAPVARPTAPPAPPRPPAPGTATAAPRVAAGATPAGARPAGAKPLPPPPPPAAKTAADTRAAPVPPTVAAGAKKKVVLKKKGR from the coding sequence ATGGCGACCAAGGATCTGGCAGGAGCGAGCAACAACACCGTGGTGGGGCCCTCCATCCTCATCAGCGGTCGGCTGACCGGTGACGAGGACCTCACGGTCCGCGGCCGCGTCGAGGGTGAGGTCACGCTGAGCCACACGCTCATCGTGGAGCCCTCCGGCGTGGTGAAGGCGAACGTGGCGGTGAAGAACGCCATCGTGAGCGGCGTGGTGGTCGGCAACATCAACGCCACCGAGAGCGTGGAGCTCACCCGCGAGGGCCGCATGGTGGGCGACATCCGCGCCCCGCGCGTGATCATCGTGGACGGCGCGAGCTTCCGCGGCCGCGTGGACATGGGCGAGGTGGAGCCGGGTCGCGTGCCGGTGGCGCGTCCCCCGGTGGCCCGCCCCACGGTGCGCGCGGCCCCCGCGCCGGTCGCACGGCCCACGGCCCCGCCGGCGCCTCCGCGCCCGCCCGCGCCCGGTACCGCCACTGCGGCGCCGCGCGTTGCCGCCGGTGCGACCCCGGCCGGTGCCCGGCCTGCGGGCGCCAAGCCGCTGCCGCCGCCGCCTCCGCCCGCCGCCAAGACGGCTGCGGACACGCGCGCCGCGCCGGTGCCGCCGACGGTGGCGGCCGGTGCCAAGAAGAAGGTCGTCCTGAAGAAGAAGGGACGCTAG
- a CDS encoding ParB N-terminal domain-containing protein: MHGDSKVDGDEALPTAQDAAPAEASAPAEASQGEAPQGDVLAEEASRTGIFPDETPRGEAELEAPGEVTSRQVDVLEVGPDADTEETLGETLGDTLGESLSEAPGAADTEPAAPPAPPRPPARTGLPAVEARRRGHVAPAALSLASIEEDATFRVRPEGDLSGLATDIARLGQLFPVDVRQVGEGRYQLICGFRRVAALRFLQRDVVLARLHTDLSDEDALLMAVAAAVHAAPVSADELTELRDRLDAEGRLSAAARDMFEKALATESSLAPEGVEEEIDADELAADVAQRLGALNQDLSLLADVFAALDESRRAELLMQLRYSAELVAYLENL; the protein is encoded by the coding sequence ATGCACGGGGATTCGAAGGTGGACGGAGACGAGGCGCTGCCCACGGCGCAGGATGCGGCGCCCGCGGAGGCGTCTGCTCCGGCGGAGGCCTCCCAGGGCGAAGCGCCTCAGGGCGATGTGCTCGCGGAGGAGGCGAGCCGCACCGGGATCTTTCCGGACGAGACGCCGCGCGGCGAGGCCGAGCTCGAGGCTCCGGGGGAGGTCACCTCGCGGCAGGTGGACGTGCTCGAGGTGGGCCCGGACGCGGACACGGAGGAGACCCTTGGTGAGACCCTCGGTGACACCCTGGGCGAGAGCCTGAGCGAGGCGCCGGGCGCCGCGGACACGGAGCCGGCTGCTCCGCCCGCGCCCCCGCGCCCGCCTGCGCGCACGGGCCTCCCCGCGGTGGAGGCGCGCCGCCGGGGCCACGTGGCGCCCGCGGCGCTGTCGCTCGCGAGCATCGAGGAGGACGCGACCTTCCGGGTGCGCCCGGAGGGGGACCTCTCGGGGCTCGCCACGGACATCGCGCGGCTGGGCCAGCTCTTCCCCGTGGACGTGCGCCAGGTGGGCGAGGGCCGCTACCAGCTCATCTGCGGCTTCCGGCGCGTGGCGGCGCTGCGCTTCCTGCAGCGCGACGTGGTGCTCGCGCGCCTGCACACGGACCTCTCGGACGAGGACGCGCTGCTGATGGCGGTGGCGGCCGCGGTGCACGCGGCGCCGGTCTCGGCGGACGAGCTCACCGAGCTGCGCGACCGCCTGGACGCCGAGGGGCGGCTGTCGGCCGCCGCGCGCGACATGTTCGAGAAGGCGCTCGCCACCGAGAGCTCGCTCGCGCCCGAGGGCGTGGAAGAGGAGATCGACGCGGACGAGCTCGCCGCGGACGTGGCGCAGCGCCTGGGCGCCCTGAACCAGGACCTCTCCCTGCTCGCGGACGTGTTCGCCGCGCTGGACGAGTCGCGCCGCGCGGAGCTGCTGATGCAGCTGCGCTACTCGGCCGAGCTCGTCGCCTACCTCGAGAACCTCTAG
- a CDS encoding alpha/beta hydrolase, which translates to MPHHDEGFFNAKDNLRLFWVLDVPEAPRAHVALVHGYGDHSGRYRPAIEALVADGFAVHSFDYRGHGRADGRRGHAERWQDFVDDLEVFWARVRRSAGAQKTFLLGHSHGGLMALQWLSRDVQGLSGLVLSAPYLQLALSPPALKVAAARVVGTVLPWLPIKSGLKAADLTRDEAIQAATLSDPLYLDIATPGWFTQSSRAQVQTLASGPSVKVPLFLFCGEKDGVASTVASRAFFESVASADKTYKEYPGMRHEPLNEVGRDEVFRDISGWISRHL; encoded by the coding sequence ATGCCGCACCACGACGAGGGCTTCTTCAACGCGAAGGACAACCTCCGGCTCTTCTGGGTGTTGGACGTCCCCGAGGCACCCCGGGCGCACGTGGCGCTCGTGCACGGCTACGGCGACCACTCGGGGCGCTACCGGCCGGCCATCGAGGCGCTGGTGGCGGACGGCTTCGCGGTGCACAGCTTCGACTACCGCGGCCACGGCCGGGCGGACGGGCGGCGCGGCCATGCGGAGCGCTGGCAGGACTTCGTGGACGACCTGGAGGTCTTCTGGGCCCGGGTGCGGCGCTCGGCCGGGGCGCAGAAGACCTTCCTGCTCGGCCACAGCCACGGCGGGCTGATGGCGCTGCAGTGGCTGAGCCGGGACGTGCAGGGCCTGAGCGGGCTGGTGCTCTCGGCGCCCTACCTGCAGCTCGCGCTCTCGCCGCCCGCGCTGAAGGTCGCGGCGGCGCGGGTCGTCGGCACCGTGCTGCCCTGGCTGCCCATCAAGAGCGGGCTCAAGGCGGCGGACCTCACGCGGGACGAGGCCATCCAGGCAGCCACCCTCTCGGACCCGCTCTACCTGGACATCGCGACGCCCGGCTGGTTCACCCAGTCCTCGCGCGCCCAGGTCCAGACCCTCGCGTCGGGCCCCTCGGTGAAGGTGCCCCTGTTCCTCTTCTGCGGGGAGAAGGACGGGGTGGCGTCCACGGTGGCCTCGCGCGCCTTCTTCGAGTCCGTCGCCTCTGCCGACAAGACCTACAAGGAGTACCCCGGCATGCGACATGAGCCCCTGAACGAGGTGGGCCGGGACGAGGTGTTCCGGGACATCTCCGGCTGGATCTCCAGGCATCTCTGA
- a CDS encoding 1-deoxy-D-xylulose-5-phosphate synthase, with the protein MTGVLARVATPADVRALPEAELPRLCEELREEIVSVCGKVGGHLGASLGAVELIVALHRVFSSPQDALVFDVGHQAYAHKLLSGRRERMGTLRQAGGIAPFLDPRESPHDAVAAGHACTAVSAALGILEGKRARGRAGHAVAIVGDGALTGGLTFEGLNNAGGASLPLVVVLNDNQMSISANVGAIPALLRTHEARAFFEALGFTYLGPVDGHDLAALVPALREARRSSRPVVVHALTQKGRGFPPAEADLQTRGHAMGPYEWRDGKLVRSRGGQRTYSEAFAAALEDVLAEDPLVHVVTPAMLEGSALVALKERYPARVHDVGIAEQHAVTFCAGLAAAGLKPVCAIYSTFLQRALDQVIHDVCLPGLPVVFGLDRAGLVGADGATHQGAYDVSMLRPLPGMRVAAPVVGEDLPGLLRDALASSGPTALRFPRGTLPPVPPGLALPVPPVEGARWLKRAAKPTLTLVTLGPVGLAALEAAAGEPTWSVLDARFAAPLDVAALREAAACGRVLVAEEGSTRGGLGSAVLELYAAEGLGPRVRLVGMPDAFVPHGDARVQRTAYGLDAAGLAAAARALEGR; encoded by the coding sequence GTGACCGGGGTGCTCGCCCGCGTGGCCACGCCCGCGGACGTGCGGGCGCTGCCCGAGGCCGAGCTGCCGCGGCTGTGCGAGGAGCTGCGCGAGGAGATCGTCTCCGTCTGCGGCAAGGTGGGCGGCCACCTGGGCGCCTCGCTCGGCGCGGTGGAGCTGATCGTCGCGTTGCACCGCGTGTTCAGCTCGCCGCAGGACGCGCTCGTCTTCGACGTGGGCCACCAGGCCTACGCGCACAAGCTGCTGAGCGGGCGGCGCGAGCGCATGGGCACCTTGCGGCAGGCGGGCGGCATCGCGCCCTTCCTCGACCCGCGCGAGAGCCCCCACGACGCGGTGGCCGCGGGGCACGCGTGCACGGCGGTGTCCGCGGCGCTGGGCATCCTCGAGGGCAAGCGGGCGCGCGGGCGCGCAGGCCACGCGGTGGCAATCGTGGGCGACGGCGCGCTCACCGGCGGGCTCACCTTCGAGGGGCTGAACAACGCGGGCGGCGCGAGCCTGCCGCTCGTGGTGGTGCTCAACGACAACCAGATGTCCATCTCGGCCAACGTGGGCGCCATCCCGGCGCTGCTGCGCACCCACGAGGCGCGCGCCTTCTTCGAGGCGCTGGGCTTCACCTACCTGGGGCCGGTGGACGGGCACGACCTCGCCGCGCTGGTGCCGGCGCTTCGCGAGGCGCGCCGCTCCTCGCGCCCCGTGGTGGTGCACGCGCTCACCCAGAAGGGGCGGGGCTTTCCGCCGGCCGAGGCAGACCTGCAGACGCGCGGCCACGCCATGGGCCCCTACGAGTGGCGCGACGGCAAGCTGGTGCGCTCGCGCGGAGGCCAGCGCACCTACAGCGAGGCCTTCGCCGCGGCGCTGGAGGACGTGCTCGCGGAGGATCCACTCGTGCACGTGGTGACGCCCGCGATGCTCGAGGGCTCGGCGCTGGTGGCGCTCAAGGAGCGCTACCCCGCGCGCGTGCACGACGTGGGCATCGCCGAGCAGCACGCCGTCACCTTCTGCGCGGGGCTCGCAGCGGCAGGCCTCAAGCCGGTGTGCGCCATCTACTCGACCTTCCTGCAGCGGGCGCTGGACCAGGTCATCCACGACGTGTGCCTCCCCGGGCTGCCGGTGGTGTTCGGCCTGGATCGCGCGGGGCTGGTGGGCGCGGACGGCGCCACGCACCAGGGCGCCTACGACGTGAGCATGCTGCGCCCCCTTCCGGGCATGCGCGTGGCGGCGCCCGTGGTGGGAGAGGACTTGCCGGGGCTCTTGCGCGACGCGCTCGCGAGCAGCGGGCCCACGGCGCTGCGCTTTCCCCGCGGCACGCTGCCCCCCGTGCCGCCCGGGCTCGCGCTGCCGGTGCCCCCGGTCGAGGGCGCGCGCTGGCTCAAGCGTGCGGCGAAGCCCACGCTCACCCTGGTGACGCTGGGGCCCGTGGGGCTCGCTGCGCTGGAGGCCGCGGCAGGGGAGCCCACCTGGAGCGTGCTGGATGCGCGCTTCGCCGCGCCCCTGGACGTGGCGGCGCTGCGCGAGGCGGCCGCCTGCGGGCGCGTGCTGGTGGCGGAGGAGGGGAGCACGCGCGGCGGGCTCGGCAGCGCGGTGCTGGAGCTCTACGCCGCCGAGGGCCTGGGGCCGCGGGTGCGGCTGGTGGGCATGCCGGACGCCTTCGTGCCGCACGGGGATGCGCGGGTGCAGCGCACGGCGTACGGGCTGGATGCAGCGGGGCTCGCGGCGGCCGCGCGGGCGCTGGAGGGCCGATGA
- a CDS encoding ATP-binding protein: MSAKVVARSAPPSPARGRVLVVGASEACDALLERLSFSGFQAAVADSAEALRSVAQTLQPEAILLSTSGRHAAEALSFIRQDAQLQGLPVLADGTRPRASALRKLGVDDWVHSLDELSLRLESALRARRLVARDERSRLRMEMLLEITQAATSSLQLEEILRIAVEKVGRVISTDRCSVVLVEATQPRVASVVATREAPQLGALDLDLARYPELRRALETRQPVHVEDATRDPLMSEVRDAITPLGVRSILVQPLISQDDLVGALFLRMSRAESSFDREDQEFARAVAAALANSIRNAQLHTALRRKHEDLESAYVDRYRELSEANRRLKELNRFKDELIAVCSHDLRAPLQILLGHGRLLLDEELPPQQQASTEAMVRQGRKILELVESLLEKGKGEAVRLSLEPRLLDVAQLCAESTAELEILAAERQVRLRADCSETLMAIGDPTKLHEVLQNLVTNAIHHAAAAGTVQVRAQRLKRPDGDAARVVVQDDGRGIPAEQLHLVFDRYRHGPGGTGLGLAICKEFVELHGGEIWAETPPEGGCAFVFTLPLAQQAQRALPTAALPPVPAVEQARVLVIEDEPEVAAQLSEVLRARYRVELARDGQEGLAKARALHPDLVVMDVFLPKLDGLDCAVALKSSSDTADIPVILLSAHQGVVEKVRALNLGAVDYLAKPFQALELLARTERALQQPGTSRGAGLGMLGAGRRSPGSDPVTGLLDHPGLLVRLEEEISRSRRYERPLSVAVLRPERPLFDVPRNVGDVLRLRLRVPDILAHLGSGIFTVVLPECAEPAARAVIERLLPDLKAATGLAYQSAVRDLTQDAEPVERLLERLGALPPRA, encoded by the coding sequence ATGAGCGCCAAGGTCGTCGCGCGCAGCGCCCCGCCTTCTCCGGCCCGAGGCCGGGTGCTGGTCGTGGGGGCGAGCGAGGCCTGCGACGCGCTGCTCGAGCGGCTGTCCTTCAGCGGCTTCCAGGCCGCGGTGGCGGACAGCGCCGAGGCGCTGCGCAGCGTGGCGCAGACGCTGCAGCCCGAGGCGATCCTGCTCTCCACGAGCGGCCGCCACGCCGCCGAGGCGCTGAGCTTCATCCGCCAGGACGCGCAGCTGCAGGGGCTTCCCGTCCTCGCGGACGGCACGCGGCCGCGCGCGAGCGCGCTGCGCAAGCTGGGCGTGGACGACTGGGTCCACAGCCTCGACGAGCTCTCCCTGCGCCTCGAGTCCGCGCTGCGCGCGCGCCGCCTCGTCGCGCGCGACGAGCGCTCGCGGCTGCGGATGGAGATGCTGCTGGAGATCACCCAGGCGGCCACCAGCTCGCTGCAGCTCGAGGAGATCCTGCGCATCGCGGTGGAGAAGGTGGGCCGCGTCATCTCCACGGACCGCTGCTCGGTGGTGCTGGTGGAGGCGACCCAGCCGCGGGTGGCCAGCGTGGTGGCGACCCGCGAGGCGCCGCAGCTGGGGGCGCTCGACCTGGACCTCGCGCGCTACCCGGAGCTGCGCCGTGCGCTGGAGACGCGGCAGCCGGTGCACGTGGAGGACGCCACGCGCGACCCGCTGATGTCCGAGGTGCGCGACGCCATCACCCCCCTGGGCGTGCGCTCCATCCTGGTGCAGCCGCTCATCAGCCAGGACGACCTGGTGGGCGCGCTGTTCCTGCGCATGAGCCGCGCGGAGAGCTCCTTTGACCGCGAGGACCAGGAGTTCGCGCGCGCGGTGGCCGCGGCCCTGGCCAACTCCATCCGCAACGCGCAGCTGCACACGGCGCTGCGGCGCAAGCACGAGGACCTCGAGTCCGCGTACGTGGACCGCTACCGCGAGCTGAGCGAGGCGAACCGCCGCCTCAAGGAGCTCAACCGCTTCAAGGACGAGCTCATCGCCGTCTGCAGCCACGACCTGCGTGCGCCGCTGCAGATCCTGCTCGGCCACGGGCGGCTGCTGCTGGACGAGGAGCTCCCGCCGCAGCAGCAGGCGAGCACCGAGGCGATGGTGCGCCAGGGGCGCAAGATCCTCGAGCTGGTGGAGTCGCTGCTGGAGAAGGGCAAGGGCGAGGCGGTGCGGCTCTCGCTCGAGCCGCGGCTGCTGGACGTGGCGCAGCTGTGCGCGGAGTCCACCGCGGAGCTGGAGATCCTCGCCGCCGAGCGGCAGGTGCGCCTGCGCGCCGACTGCAGCGAGACGCTGATGGCGATCGGCGACCCCACGAAGCTGCACGAGGTGCTGCAGAACCTCGTCACCAACGCCATCCACCACGCGGCCGCCGCGGGCACCGTGCAGGTGCGCGCGCAGCGCCTCAAGCGGCCGGACGGAGACGCGGCCCGGGTGGTGGTGCAGGACGACGGGCGCGGCATCCCCGCCGAGCAGCTGCACCTGGTCTTCGACCGCTACCGCCACGGCCCCGGCGGCACGGGCCTGGGGCTCGCCATCTGCAAGGAGTTCGTGGAGCTGCACGGCGGGGAGATCTGGGCCGAGACGCCTCCCGAGGGCGGCTGTGCGTTCGTCTTCACGCTGCCGCTCGCGCAGCAGGCGCAGCGCGCGCTGCCCACCGCCGCGCTCCCGCCCGTGCCCGCCGTGGAGCAGGCGCGCGTGCTGGTCATCGAGGACGAGCCGGAGGTGGCCGCGCAGCTCTCCGAGGTGCTGCGCGCGCGCTACCGCGTGGAGCTCGCGCGAGACGGTCAGGAGGGGCTCGCCAAGGCGCGCGCCCTGCACCCGGACCTGGTGGTGATGGACGTGTTCCTGCCCAAGCTGGACGGCCTGGACTGCGCCGTGGCGCTCAAGTCCTCCTCGGACACGGCGGACATCCCGGTCATCCTGCTCTCGGCGCACCAGGGCGTGGTGGAGAAGGTGCGGGCGCTGAACCTCGGCGCGGTGGACTACCTGGCCAAGCCCTTCCAGGCGCTGGAGCTGCTCGCGCGCACCGAGCGGGCCCTGCAGCAGCCGGGGACGTCGCGCGGCGCGGGCCTGGGCATGCTCGGCGCGGGCCGGCGCAGCCCCGGCAGCGATCCGGTGACCGGGCTGCTGGATCACCCGGGGCTGCTGGTGCGGCTCGAGGAGGAGATCTCCCGCAGCCGCCGCTACGAGCGGCCCCTGAGCGTGGCGGTGCTGCGCCCGGAGCGGCCCCTCTTCGACGTGCCGCGCAACGTCGGGGACGTGCTGCGCCTGCGGCTGCGGGTGCCGGACATCCTCGCGCACCTGGGCTCCGGCATCTTCACCGTGGTGCTGCCCGAGTGCGCCGAGCCCGCCGCCCGCGCCGTCATCGAGCGGCTGCTGCCGGACCTGAAGGCTGCGACGGGGCTCGCGTACCAGAGCGCGGTGCGCGACCTCACCCAGGACGCGGAGCCGGTGGAGCGGCTGCTCGAGCGGCTCGGCGCGCTGCCGCCCCGCGCCTGA
- a CDS encoding TlyA family RNA methyltransferase, whose translation MKARKERLDVLVVERGLAESRAKAQALILAGQVVVGDQRVDKPGALVATESELRLKGEVLPYVSRGGLKLKGALDHFGLDVRGRVAADIGASTGGFTDCLLQEGAVRVHAIDVGYGQLHEKLRVDPRVRSRERVNARYLTAEDLPEPVGVVVIDVSFISLTQVLPAVLPFLQPGGLLVALVKPQFEVGRDRLGKGGVVRDAQARQEAIDAVTAFVREQGLGVRGLMDSTVPGPAGNVEALLVAEKGQAVVSPPARP comes from the coding sequence ATGAAGGCGCGCAAGGAGCGGCTGGACGTGCTGGTGGTGGAGCGCGGGCTCGCCGAGTCGCGCGCGAAGGCGCAGGCGCTCATCCTCGCCGGGCAGGTGGTCGTGGGTGACCAGCGCGTGGACAAGCCGGGGGCGCTGGTGGCCACGGAGAGCGAGCTGAGGCTCAAGGGCGAGGTGCTCCCCTACGTGTCGCGCGGCGGGCTCAAGCTCAAGGGCGCCCTCGACCACTTCGGCCTGGACGTGCGCGGCCGGGTGGCGGCGGACATCGGCGCCAGCACCGGCGGCTTCACGGACTGCCTCCTGCAGGAGGGGGCGGTGCGCGTGCACGCCATCGACGTGGGCTACGGCCAGCTGCACGAGAAGCTGCGGGTGGACCCGCGGGTGCGCTCGCGCGAGCGCGTCAACGCGCGCTACCTCACCGCGGAGGACCTGCCCGAGCCGGTGGGCGTGGTGGTCATCGACGTGAGCTTCATCTCGCTCACCCAGGTGCTGCCCGCGGTGCTGCCGTTCCTGCAGCCCGGCGGCCTGCTGGTGGCGCTGGTGAAGCCGCAGTTCGAGGTGGGCCGCGACCGCCTCGGCAAGGGCGGCGTGGTGCGCGATGCGCAGGCGCGCCAGGAGGCCATCGACGCCGTCACCGCCTTCGTGCGCGAGCAGGGCCTCGGCGTGCGCGGCCTGATGGACTCCACCGTCCCGGGCCCGGCGGGCAATGTCGAGGCGCTCCTGGTCGCAGAGAAGGGTCAGGCCGTGGTCAGCCCGCCTGCCCGGCCGTAG
- a CDS encoding polymer-forming cytoskeletal protein, with protein MANTVIGSSIVIDGEISGDEDLVIQGTVKGKISLKESLYVEGSGVVEADIDTQNVEIAGRVTGNIAASDKVELKSDCRVVGDIKAPRILIADGASFKGNVDMDQKGR; from the coding sequence ATGGCGAACACGGTCATTGGCTCGAGCATCGTCATCGACGGGGAGATCTCCGGCGACGAGGACCTGGTCATCCAGGGCACGGTCAAGGGGAAGATCTCCCTCAAGGAGAGCCTCTACGTCGAGGGTAGCGGCGTGGTCGAGGCGGACATCGACACGCAGAACGTGGAGATCGCCGGCCGCGTGACGGGCAACATCGCCGCGAGCGACAAGGTCGAGCTCAAGAGCGACTGCCGCGTCGTGGGCGACATCAAGGCGCCGCGCATCCTCATCGCCGACGGGGCCTCGTTCAAGGGCAACGTCGACATGGACCAGAAGGGCCGCTGA